The proteins below come from a single Mesobacillus jeotgali genomic window:
- a CDS encoding acyltransferase: MQRNYAIDFIKFFAILSVVIIHTFPGNEQLGYFVLDNLSRFAVPFFFVASGYLFSLKVENNPESFSYFKKYVTKILKIYVSWLVFYAGYDVIRIFLTHGNVNVELAKYKGNLTVLNLLYYGQGTSGYQLWFVISLVWSIMILYLFYRLNRVRLLLVIAFCFNLLGLFGQSYSVFDELPVSTTRAALYISLFYTVLGFWLASVHTWRKYDARTYFYLFCFFAISQVLEGIWLQKGLESEHGEYFFSTIFLTLFLFLYTLSKPNLGKDLLITKIGGNSLGIYAIHIFFIDMVDILFESIGLDKSTQSLLLNLLDASLVFVLSYTMYNLLQSAKLVFKTRA; encoded by the coding sequence ATGCAGCGCAACTACGCAATCGATTTTATAAAATTTTTCGCCATTCTTTCGGTCGTCATCATCCATACATTCCCCGGCAATGAACAGTTGGGTTATTTCGTTCTCGATAATCTTTCCAGGTTCGCTGTTCCTTTTTTCTTTGTCGCTTCAGGTTATTTGTTCAGTCTTAAAGTGGAGAATAATCCTGAGTCCTTTTCTTACTTCAAAAAATATGTAACAAAAATACTGAAAATCTATGTTAGCTGGCTCGTTTTCTATGCTGGTTATGATGTAATAAGGATTTTTTTGACTCATGGTAACGTTAATGTGGAACTAGCCAAGTACAAAGGAAACCTGACTGTTCTTAACCTCCTCTACTACGGCCAGGGAACAAGCGGGTATCAGCTGTGGTTCGTGATTTCACTGGTATGGAGCATTATGATTTTATACCTCTTTTACAGATTGAATAGAGTAAGGCTGCTTTTGGTGATCGCATTTTGTTTCAATCTCCTTGGCCTCTTCGGACAGTCTTATTCGGTATTTGATGAACTGCCAGTGAGCACAACCCGGGCTGCCCTTTATATCAGCCTGTTTTATACGGTCTTGGGATTCTGGCTTGCGTCGGTTCACACCTGGCGAAAATATGATGCCAGAACTTATTTTTACTTGTTTTGTTTCTTTGCGATTTCACAGGTTTTAGAAGGTATCTGGCTTCAGAAGGGATTAGAGTCAGAACATGGCGAATACTTCTTTTCGACGATTTTCCTTACCTTATTTCTGTTTCTTTACACCTTAAGCAAGCCCAATCTCGGGAAGGACTTGTTGATCACCAAAATAGGCGGCAACTCTCTCGGAATATATGCCATTCATATATTTTTTATCGATATGGTGGATATCTTGTTTGAATCAATCGGTTTGGATAAAAGCACACAAAGTTTGCTGCTGAACTTATTGGATGCATCCCTTGTTTTCGTTTTATCGTATACCATGTATAATCTTTTACAGTCTGCAAAGCTTGTGTTTAAAACTAGAGCCTGA
- a CDS encoding serine hydrolase domain-containing protein gives MNVTLNKDAFKDLTLYTEEVRRDMNASGSALVIMKDNKIVHEWYSGRHHYEQGAIQINSNSRFNVYSVRVTYIGFAIALAIYEGLLNLDDKLSDYLDEYNKDTLGEATIRHLLTRCTGLKFENKTVYRVFDLGTNIEGKRPEILAKILYKATGRTVNEVLSNRVFKPLNWTNTGWVTEGNKNLVCDIDTLKNYPTLRIGSNIGDERNLYVSARELAFWGNLHLNKGIFENRSILPQEIFELITTVQSPNALPHQLPKFGFLWWVKDGEVSVDYNELGSELPAGSYQILGASGCSCTIIPEYNAVAVRMYNSLNAYEKLGFDYIKDIQMFDNLVISNLKNL, from the coding sequence ATGAATGTAACCTTAAACAAAGATGCATTTAAAGATCTCACCTTATATACAGAAGAAGTAAGAAGAGATATGAATGCATCAGGTTCTGCATTGGTTATTATGAAAGATAATAAAATAGTGCACGAGTGGTATTCTGGGAGGCACCATTATGAGCAAGGTGCAATACAGATAAATAGCAATTCAAGATTCAATGTATATTCGGTTAGAGTTACTTATATTGGATTCGCCATTGCATTAGCTATATATGAAGGCTTATTAAACCTGGATGATAAATTAAGCGACTATTTAGATGAATATAATAAAGACACCCTTGGAGAGGCAACAATTAGACATTTATTAACAAGATGTACTGGTCTAAAATTTGAAAATAAAACAGTTTACCGTGTCTTCGATCTAGGAACTAATATTGAGGGAAAGAGACCCGAAATATTAGCGAAGATATTATACAAAGCTACCGGCAGGACAGTAAATGAAGTCCTATCAAACAGAGTGTTTAAGCCCTTGAATTGGACAAACACTGGATGGGTTACTGAAGGGAATAAAAATTTAGTCTGTGATATAGATACGTTAAAGAATTATCCTACATTAAGAATTGGCTCAAATATAGGTGATGAAAGAAATCTTTATGTAAGTGCCAGAGAATTAGCATTTTGGGGGAATTTACATTTAAACAAAGGGATATTTGAAAATAGGTCAATACTGCCACAAGAAATATTTGAACTAATTACTACGGTTCAAAGCCCTAATGCCTTACCACATCAACTTCCGAAATTCGGGTTTCTATGGTGGGTTAAAGATGGTGAAGTATCTGTTGATTACAATGAATTAGGTTCAGAGTTACCAGCAGGTTCCTACCAAATACTTGGGGCATCTGGATGTTCCTGTACTATCATTCCGGAATATAATGCAGTGGCCGTTAGAATGTACAATAGTTTAAATGCATACGAGAAATTAGGGTTCGATTATATAAAAGATATTCAAATGTTTGACAACCTGGTTATTTCGAATCTGAAAAACTTATAG
- a CDS encoding 2OG-Fe(II) oxygenase, with the protein MDAVDLTVKEPTIFNHIGNKIKTDDREINIIARMEEPLIVILGNVLSDEECDELMKLSKDKLQRSKIGNTREVDELRTSSSTFIEEAENDVVARVEKRISQIMGIPNEHGEGLQILNYKIGQEYKAHFDFFSSKVSNPRISTLVMYLNDVEQGGETYFPKLNFAVSPQKGMAVYFEYFYDNQDLNDLTLHGGAPVVIGDKWAATQWMRRKSIK; encoded by the coding sequence ATGGATGCTGTTGATTTAACTGTAAAGGAACCAACGATTTTTAATCATATCGGGAACAAAATCAAAACCGACGATCGTGAAATCAACATAATTGCCAGGATGGAAGAACCGCTAATCGTCATTTTGGGAAATGTATTGAGTGACGAGGAATGCGATGAGCTAATGAAGCTGTCCAAGGACAAGCTGCAGCGCTCGAAAATCGGGAATACCCGGGAAGTGGATGAACTGAGGACTAGCAGCAGCACGTTTATTGAAGAAGCTGAAAATGACGTTGTTGCTCGAGTGGAAAAAAGAATTTCGCAAATTATGGGCATTCCGAATGAACATGGAGAAGGCCTGCAAATCTTGAATTATAAAATCGGCCAGGAGTACAAGGCGCATTTTGACTTTTTCTCGTCAAAGGTTAGCAATCCGAGAATTAGTACTCTTGTGATGTACCTGAACGATGTCGAGCAGGGAGGAGAAACATACTTCCCCAAGCTTAATTTTGCTGTATCCCCGCAAAAGGGCATGGCCGTTTATTTTGAATATTTCTATGACAATCAAGACTTGAATGACTTGACCCTGCATGGCGGTGCGCCTGTCGTAATCGGCGACAAATGGGCCGCAACGCAATGGATGAGAAGGAAAAGTATAAAATAG
- a CDS encoding AbgT family transporter produces the protein METTNKKGFILRSLDVIERVGNKLPHPVTLFAIFSVMVIVLSAVFSAMGVKVADPMNEGEFLTVKNLLSKDGIAYLFESAVTNFTGFAPLGTVLVTMLGIGIAERTGLISAALRGLVTSVPKQLLTAALVFGGVMSSMAADAGYVVLTPLGAVLFAGLGRHPLAGLAAAFAGVSGGFSANLLLTSLDPLLGGLTKDAAAIFDPAYAENINYAMNYYFMVVSVFLITIIGTFVTDKIVEPRLGTFKGDVKEEVDYLSPVEKKGLWGALISIIITSIGIALLVIPEWGPLRGGEENIINAPFFHSLVPVILILFFVPGFVYGKITKSIKDDKDVADQLSDTMATMGSYIVLAFVAAQFVAYFSESKLGLVLAVNGAQLLEDTGFKGIPLILAFIVISGFINLFIGSASAKWAIMAPVFVPIMMQIGYTPEFTQLVYRIADSTTNIISPLMPYFAIVIAFAQKYDKNVGIGTLIATMLPYSIALTIGWVLMLIIWMLTGIDIGPGSSIYMPK, from the coding sequence ATGGAAACGACAAATAAAAAAGGTTTTATTTTGCGTTCACTCGATGTGATTGAGCGTGTGGGAAATAAATTGCCTCATCCGGTCACCTTGTTTGCGATTTTCTCCGTGATGGTTATCGTGCTGTCAGCGGTTTTCTCAGCAATGGGTGTAAAAGTGGCAGACCCTATGAATGAAGGGGAATTTTTAACGGTCAAGAACTTGTTAAGCAAGGATGGGATAGCCTATCTATTTGAAAGCGCTGTCACAAACTTCACTGGCTTTGCTCCGCTGGGAACGGTTCTTGTTACGATGCTGGGAATCGGGATTGCGGAACGTACTGGATTGATCAGTGCGGCATTGCGCGGACTTGTTACTTCTGTTCCTAAGCAATTATTGACGGCTGCGCTTGTTTTCGGCGGCGTTATGTCCAGCATGGCAGCTGACGCTGGTTATGTTGTCTTGACACCACTTGGAGCTGTCCTGTTCGCTGGTCTTGGAAGACATCCGCTTGCTGGTTTGGCAGCAGCCTTTGCTGGTGTATCCGGCGGATTCAGTGCGAACCTGCTGCTGACTTCATTAGACCCGCTTTTAGGTGGTTTGACGAAGGATGCTGCGGCTATTTTTGATCCGGCATATGCTGAAAACATCAACTATGCGATGAACTACTATTTCATGGTTGTTTCTGTATTCCTGATCACCATTATTGGAACTTTTGTAACGGATAAAATTGTTGAACCTAGACTTGGCACTTTTAAAGGTGATGTGAAGGAAGAGGTTGATTATTTATCTCCTGTTGAGAAAAAAGGTCTTTGGGGAGCTTTGATTTCAATCATCATCACATCAATCGGAATTGCCTTGCTTGTTATCCCTGAATGGGGACCACTTCGCGGCGGGGAAGAGAACATCATCAATGCTCCATTCTTCCACTCGCTGGTGCCTGTTATCCTGATTTTATTCTTTGTACCAGGTTTTGTTTACGGCAAAATCACAAAATCAATCAAGGATGATAAGGATGTAGCGGACCAGCTGTCAGACACAATGGCAACAATGGGGTCTTATATCGTCCTTGCGTTTGTTGCTGCTCAATTCGTTGCTTACTTCAGTGAATCAAAGCTCGGATTGGTACTAGCTGTAAATGGCGCTCAGCTGCTTGAAGACACAGGCTTCAAAGGAATCCCGTTAATCCTGGCGTTCATCGTCATCTCAGGATTCATTAACCTGTTCATCGGCAGCGCATCTGCCAAATGGGCAATCATGGCGCCGGTATTCGTGCCAATCATGATGCAAATCGGTTACACACCTGAGTTCACTCAGCTTGTATACCGTATCGCTGACTCAACGACAAATATCATTTCACCATTGATGCCATACTTCGCAATCGTCATCGCGTTTGCGCAAAAGTACGACAAGAATGTTGGAATCGGTACACTGATTGCAACAATGCTTCCGTACTCAATCGCTCTGACGATTGGCTGGGTGTTGATGCTCATCATCTGGATGCTGACAGGCATCGATATCGGTCCTGGATCTTCCATCTATATGCCTAAATAA
- a CDS encoding bifunctional NUDIX hydrolase family protein/GNAT family N-acetyltransferase — translation MELWNVYDKYRHKTDRIHERGQEMKPGDHHLVVHVWIVNDDGQYLIQRRQPWKIGFPNMWDCSAAGSAVMGDDSEQAAVREAKEEIGIDLDIEKGEVIFTVKFSQGFDDIWLVRQNVGIEELQLQEEEVAEARWASEEEIREMVENGEFIPFNYFDQLFEIVNSPISLQEASLEDAEELLALQREVFMPLYEKYKDHETSPVTQTMERFSARFKRGEYYKILFEGMLAGSVHVYEKSPGLLKLHIINILEKYHNKGIAQEVMKRLELMYPEAEAWELDTILTEERNCYLYEKMGYKRTGEDKVINKDMTIIRYRKNSGLSKIESL, via the coding sequence ATGGAACTATGGAATGTTTACGATAAATACAGGCATAAGACGGACCGGATTCATGAAAGAGGGCAGGAGATGAAACCGGGGGATCATCACCTGGTTGTCCATGTCTGGATTGTGAACGATGATGGACAGTATCTGATCCAGAGAAGGCAGCCGTGGAAAATTGGGTTCCCGAATATGTGGGACTGTTCGGCAGCTGGTTCTGCGGTCATGGGCGATGATAGTGAGCAGGCGGCCGTCCGGGAGGCTAAGGAAGAGATTGGAATAGACCTGGACATTGAAAAAGGGGAAGTAATCTTCACAGTGAAATTTTCGCAAGGCTTCGATGATATCTGGCTGGTCAGGCAAAATGTTGGTATTGAAGAGCTGCAGCTGCAGGAAGAGGAAGTGGCTGAAGCGAGATGGGCAAGTGAAGAGGAGATAAGGGAAATGGTTGAGAACGGTGAGTTCATTCCGTTTAACTATTTTGATCAGTTATTTGAAATCGTCAATTCGCCCATCAGCCTGCAAGAAGCGTCACTTGAGGATGCCGAGGAACTTTTAGCTCTGCAAAGAGAAGTATTTATGCCTTTATATGAAAAATATAAGGATCATGAAACCAGCCCGGTAACCCAAACGATGGAGAGATTCTCCGCAAGGTTCAAGCGGGGAGAGTATTATAAAATACTTTTTGAAGGCATGCTTGCGGGCAGTGTTCATGTCTATGAAAAGTCCCCTGGATTGTTGAAGCTGCATATCATCAACATCCTTGAAAAATACCATAATAAAGGAATAGCCCAGGAAGTCATGAAACGGCTGGAGCTCATGTATCCGGAAGCGGAGGCATGGGAGCTTGATACCATCCTGACTGAAGAGCGCAATTGCTACTTGTATGAAAAGATGGGGTATAAACGAACGGGAGAAGATAAAGTCATCAACAAAGACATGACCATTATACGCTATCGGAAAAACTCCGGCTTATCCAAAATAGAAAGCCTATAA
- a CDS encoding calcium/sodium antiporter: MTYVLLAIGFALLIKGADYFVEGASKIATMLRVPPLLVGLTIVAFGTSSPEATVSIIAALEGNSDVSLGNVIGSNIFNITLVVGITAMINPLAVETTTIRKEIPFTLLASVALAAVASDIALQMANINSIGRSEGIILLLFFLIFLYYIIEVALNSREPASDVAAVTGKGTLGKNIFITLAGLAAIIFGGDLVVDNATKIALSLGMSETLVGLTIVAVGTSLPELITSITAALKKESEIALGNIVGSNIFNILFVLGVSATISPLAVNDKIFTDIALMIILTAVLLIFSRSKFKISKVEGGILAAVYIAYLIFIILRN, encoded by the coding sequence TTGACTTATGTTCTTTTGGCAATAGGTTTTGCTTTACTAATAAAGGGGGCGGATTATTTCGTTGAGGGAGCCTCTAAGATTGCGACTATGCTTAGAGTCCCGCCTTTATTGGTGGGCTTAACGATCGTTGCATTCGGAACCAGTTCACCCGAAGCGACAGTCAGTATCATTGCAGCCCTTGAAGGCAACAGCGATGTTTCTCTTGGGAACGTCATCGGAAGCAATATCTTCAATATCACCCTGGTTGTCGGCATCACTGCCATGATCAATCCACTTGCGGTTGAAACGACGACAATTCGAAAGGAAATTCCCTTTACTTTACTGGCAAGTGTAGCGCTGGCAGCAGTCGCCAGTGATATTGCTCTCCAGATGGCCAACATTAATTCAATTGGCAGAAGCGAAGGAATCATCCTTCTCCTTTTCTTTCTGATTTTCCTGTATTACATCATCGAGGTTGCCTTGAATAGCCGGGAACCAGCATCGGATGTCGCTGCAGTCACCGGCAAAGGAACCTTGGGGAAGAATATATTCATTACGCTTGCCGGCTTGGCTGCGATTATTTTTGGCGGTGACCTGGTAGTTGATAATGCAACGAAAATCGCCCTTTCCCTAGGAATGAGCGAGACATTGGTTGGTTTGACGATTGTGGCTGTTGGGACCTCCCTGCCTGAATTGATCACATCCATCACTGCCGCCCTGAAAAAGGAAAGCGAAATCGCCCTCGGCAATATTGTCGGAAGCAATATCTTCAACATCCTTTTCGTGCTGGGGGTATCAGCAACCATCTCGCCACTCGCGGTCAATGATAAAATTTTCACCGATATCGCGCTGATGATTATTCTGACAGCAGTCCTGCTGATCTTCTCAAGATCAAAATTCAAGATTTCAAAAGTGGAGGGCGGCATTCTCGCAGCAGTTTATATCGCCTATTTGATCTTTATCATTTTACGGAATTAA
- a CDS encoding peptide MFS transporter has protein sequence MRYLPDIVFDNSGFFGHPKGLFTLFFTEFWERFSYYGMRAILVFYMYYEVSKGGLGLDETLALSIMSIYGSLVYMSGVIGGWLADRIFGTSKAVFYGGVLIMLGHIALAIPGSISMFFVSMILIVIGTGLLKPNVSTVVGEMYSENDARRDAGFTIFYMGINAGAFLAPLIVGAVSEAYNFHYGFAIAAIGMFIGLVVFVLTKKKNLGLAGTAVPNPLSPSEKKKTFTIFAIAAVAIGILSAILIPAGLLTFESFINLVTILGILIPTVYFIIMYRSPKTTDVERSRVLAYIPLFLAAVMFWAIQEQGSTILANYADKRTQLEFAGISISPAWFQSLNPLFIIIFAPIFAGFWVKLGDRQPSIPKKFSFSLMFAGLSFLVILIPGYFTGSDALVSPLWLVLSYLIVVFGELLISPVGLSATTKLAPAAFSAQTMSLWFLASAAAQAINAQIVKFYSAETEMAYFGTIGGASILLGIILFVMSPKIQGYMKGIK, from the coding sequence ATCAGATACCTTCCTGATATTGTTTTTGACAATTCAGGATTCTTCGGACATCCTAAGGGTCTTTTCACACTTTTCTTCACAGAGTTCTGGGAACGTTTCTCTTACTATGGAATGAGAGCGATCCTTGTATTCTACATGTATTACGAAGTATCAAAAGGCGGCCTAGGCCTTGATGAAACATTAGCACTTTCCATCATGTCCATTTACGGCTCACTCGTTTATATGTCAGGTGTCATCGGCGGATGGCTGGCTGACCGTATTTTCGGTACATCAAAAGCTGTATTCTACGGTGGAGTCCTGATTATGCTGGGCCATATCGCGCTTGCGATTCCTGGAAGCATCTCAATGTTCTTCGTGTCGATGATCCTGATCGTAATCGGAACAGGTCTTTTGAAGCCAAACGTATCCACTGTCGTTGGTGAAATGTACAGCGAAAATGATGCTCGTCGCGATGCTGGTTTCACTATCTTCTATATGGGTATCAACGCAGGTGCATTCCTTGCGCCACTAATTGTTGGAGCAGTTTCTGAGGCTTACAACTTCCATTACGGCTTTGCAATTGCCGCAATCGGCATGTTCATTGGATTAGTTGTTTTTGTTCTTACAAAGAAAAAGAATCTTGGTCTTGCTGGTACAGCTGTACCTAACCCGCTTTCACCTTCTGAAAAGAAGAAAACTTTCACAATCTTTGCTATTGCGGCTGTCGCAATTGGTATTTTAAGTGCTATTTTAATTCCTGCTGGACTTTTAACATTCGAAAGCTTTATAAATCTTGTTACTATTCTTGGTATATTAATTCCTACTGTGTACTTCATCATCATGTACCGCAGCCCTAAAACTACAGATGTTGAACGTTCACGCGTACTTGCATACATCCCGTTGTTCCTTGCAGCAGTTATGTTCTGGGCAATCCAGGAGCAAGGCTCAACCATCCTTGCAAACTATGCTGACAAGCGTACGCAATTAGAATTTGCTGGAATCTCTATTTCTCCAGCATGGTTCCAGTCACTGAACCCATTATTCATTATTATCTTTGCACCAATCTTTGCTGGGTTCTGGGTGAAGCTGGGCGACCGTCAGCCATCAATTCCTAAGAAGTTCTCATTCTCATTGATGTTTGCCGGCCTTTCATTCCTTGTCATCCTGATTCCTGGATACTTCACAGGTTCAGATGCACTTGTCAGCCCATTATGGCTTGTACTAAGCTACCTGATCGTAGTATTCGGTGAATTGCTGATTTCCCCAGTTGGTCTGTCAGCAACAACAAAATTGGCACCTGCTGCTTTCTCTGCACAAACAATGAGCCTCTGGTTCCTTGCAAGTGCAGCAGCACAAGCTATTAACGCACAGATCGTGAAGTTCTACTCTGCTGAAACAGAGATGGCTTACTTTGGTACAATCGGTGGGGCATCCATCTTATTAGGTATCATCCTGTTCGTCATGTCTCCTAAGATTCAGGGATATATGAAGGGAATCAAATAA
- a CDS encoding DUF305 domain-containing protein, with translation MKNKYGRFGLMVLTSTIIMFFLMYLNAYSIDHVFFSETRLYMALIMGGVMAIVMLSFMLKMYTNKKVNIGIYAGSVLLIAVSLFLVRSQTTVDDTSWMKAMIPHHSIAILTSERAEIEDPRVKKLADEIIKAQRKEIGEMKTLIKDLEEKED, from the coding sequence ATGAAGAATAAATACGGCAGATTTGGCTTGATGGTGCTGACTTCCACAATTATCATGTTTTTTCTGATGTACTTGAATGCATATAGTATCGATCATGTATTCTTCAGCGAAACAAGACTTTATATGGCCTTGATCATGGGCGGTGTAATGGCCATAGTCATGCTATCTTTCATGCTTAAAATGTATACTAATAAAAAAGTCAATATAGGTATTTATGCGGGAAGTGTTTTATTGATTGCGGTTTCACTGTTCCTGGTTCGAAGCCAGACAACAGTTGATGATACATCATGGATGAAAGCGATGATCCCGCATCACTCGATTGCGATTTTAACAAGCGAGCGTGCCGAAATTGAGGATCCACGCGTGAAAAAACTTGCAGACGAAATTATCAAGGCACAGCGTAAAGAGATCGGCGAAATGAAGACTTTGATTAAGGACCTTGAAGAGAAGGAAGACTAA
- a CDS encoding amidase, with product MEGFNYKHYDGLGLAELVRKNEVKPIELIEEAIRLTDSLNPRMNAVINKMYEQARKTAGQQLAGPFAGVPMFLKDISQEIEGQPITAGSRAFLNYRAKTDSEYARRLRQAGVVFLGQTNVPEFALVAVTEPVHYGPTRNPWNLNLTPGGSSGGSAAAVSSGIIPIAGANDGGGSIRIPAAYCGLFGLKPTRGRTPVGPYYGRAWQGASAEHVLTRSVRDSAAMLDVLHGPERSGAFSAPSFEGSYQAAAETPLGKKLRIAFSVKSPIGTEVDADCREGVLKTVRLLESMGHQVEEMDAPVDGDKIAKSYLTMYFGETAALLASLEEVLGRKATASDVEPTTWLLGLLGKATSAEEFVLSLREWDRAALQMETFHETYDFYITPTTAYPPAKIGELEPSSSEKFLISTVGKLGLGGVLKKAGIVDQIAQKNLARTPFTQLANLTGQPAMSLPLHQTKDGLPVGAQVMAARGREDLLFQLAGELEQSEFWQDVTKNPLF from the coding sequence ATGGAGGGTTTCAATTACAAGCACTATGACGGGCTGGGTCTTGCAGAGTTGGTAAGAAAGAATGAGGTTAAGCCAATTGAATTGATTGAGGAAGCAATCCGTTTAACAGATTCGTTGAATCCGAGAATGAATGCTGTCATCAACAAGATGTACGAGCAGGCAAGGAAGACAGCGGGTCAGCAGTTGGCTGGTCCATTTGCGGGAGTTCCGATGTTTCTCAAAGATATCTCGCAGGAAATTGAAGGACAACCAATTACGGCAGGGTCCAGGGCGTTCCTAAATTATCGGGCTAAAACAGATTCGGAGTATGCTAGACGTCTGAGACAAGCCGGAGTGGTTTTCCTTGGGCAGACGAATGTGCCGGAGTTCGCACTGGTCGCGGTGACGGAGCCTGTTCATTATGGTCCAACCAGGAATCCCTGGAATCTAAACCTTACACCGGGTGGATCAAGCGGCGGTTCGGCAGCAGCTGTGTCCTCGGGAATCATTCCAATCGCCGGTGCCAATGATGGCGGCGGTTCGATTCGGATTCCGGCTGCCTACTGCGGGTTGTTCGGCCTTAAGCCTACCCGCGGCCGTACACCGGTCGGCCCGTATTATGGACGTGCATGGCAGGGAGCCTCTGCGGAACATGTATTGACGCGTTCGGTCAGGGACAGTGCAGCTATGCTAGACGTCCTGCATGGCCCTGAGAGGTCAGGTGCATTTTCCGCCCCGTCATTTGAAGGAAGCTACCAGGCGGCGGCAGAAACTCCTCTTGGAAAAAAGCTGAGGATTGCATTTTCGGTAAAATCCCCGATTGGAACAGAGGTTGATGCTGATTGCAGGGAGGGTGTCCTGAAAACGGTTCGGCTGCTTGAATCGATGGGACACCAGGTTGAAGAAATGGATGCTCCGGTGGATGGCGATAAAATCGCGAAAAGCTATTTGACAATGTATTTTGGTGAAACAGCTGCTCTTTTAGCATCTTTAGAGGAAGTGCTTGGGCGGAAGGCGACTGCTTCTGATGTGGAGCCGACGACCTGGCTGCTCGGCCTGCTTGGCAAGGCGACGTCAGCAGAAGAATTTGTTTTAAGTCTAAGAGAGTGGGATCGAGCGGCCCTGCAGATGGAAACCTTCCATGAAACCTATGATTTTTACATTACGCCGACAACCGCTTATCCGCCAGCGAAAATAGGGGAACTTGAGCCATCCTCGTCTGAAAAGTTCCTGATAAGTACTGTCGGTAAGCTGGGGCTCGGCGGCGTTTTAAAGAAAGCGGGAATTGTGGACCAAATCGCACAAAAAAATCTTGCGCGCACTCCATTCACCCAGCTCGCCAATCTTACGGGCCAGCCGGCAATGTCTCTGCCGCTGCACCAAACAAAAGATGGTTTGCCAGTCGGTGCTCAAGTGATGGCAGCAAGAGGAAGAGAGGACCTGCTTTTCCAACTGGCAGGGGAGCTCGAACAATCAGAATTCTGGCAGGATGTCACGAAGAATCCCCTATTCTAA
- a CDS encoding DUF4385 domain-containing protein gives MPFNYDLDFDKIDFREQPELYRVGRGEQGVLLVEPYKSEILPHWRFKTPDIARESSEKIYEMFLDYKEKKDFVGMDMARKFLQMGYTRARRYTNYKGGRKYDEDGKVKKRLNDPVKAESAAIFMEKWKQARTDQEYLEMKKEHQRKYG, from the coding sequence TTGCCTTTCAATTATGACCTTGATTTTGATAAGATTGATTTCCGTGAGCAGCCTGAACTTTATCGAGTAGGCAGGGGAGAACAGGGTGTATTGCTGGTGGAGCCCTATAAAAGTGAAATCCTGCCACACTGGCGATTCAAGACACCGGACATTGCCAGGGAGTCTTCCGAAAAAATCTATGAGATGTTCCTAGATTATAAAGAGAAGAAGGATTTTGTCGGCATGGATATGGCGAGGAAGTTCCTGCAGATGGGCTACACCCGTGCTCGCAGGTATACGAATTATAAAGGTGGAAGGAAATATGATGAAGACGGCAAAGTGAAGAAACGCCTGAACGATCCGGTGAAGGCTGAATCTGCCGCTATTTTTATGGAAAAGTGGAAACAGGCCAGAACCGATCAAGAGTATCTTGAGATGAAAAAGGAACACCAAAGGAAATATGGATAA